A single genomic interval of Babylonia areolata isolate BAREFJ2019XMU chromosome 26, ASM4173473v1, whole genome shotgun sequence harbors:
- the LOC143300317 gene encoding hepatic sodium/bile acid cotransporter-like, with protein sequence MAETTPFDLDSHFNLTSELPPDKTAVSFEGRQEIVVIRQHRAIDTAFNVVVVLLVVIVNLGVGCKTDLGVIKATLRRPIAPVTGFFSQFLIMPLISYAAVKAFQFEPALALGFFALGCSPGGSASNAYTMLLDGDVSLSITMTFISTLAALALPLRPRVDASLKLGRETE encoded by the exons ATGGCAGAAACCACCCCCTTTGACTTAGACAGTCATTTCAATTTAACCAGTGAGCTTCCGCCAGATAAGACAGCAGTTTCCTTTGAAGGTCGTCAAGAGATTGTGGTTATAAGACAGCACCGTGCAATTGACACTGCCTTCAATGTAGTCGTCGTTCTGCTTGTCGTTATTGTCAATTTAGGCGTCGGCTGCAAGACTGACCTGGGTGTGATCAAGGCAACGTTGCGTCGGCCCATTGCTCCAGTGACTGGCTTCTTCTCACAGTTTCTCATCATGCCATTG ATTTCTTACGCAGCAGTGAAAGCTTTCCAGTTTGAGCCAGCTCTGGCTTTGGGCTTTTTTGCCCTGGGGTGTTCTCCGGGGGGGTCAGCTAGTAACGCCTACACCATGTTGCTGGATGGGGACGTTTCTCTATCCATCACCATGACCTTTATCAGCACTCTGGCTGCtctag CATTGCCTCTGAGACCACGCGTGGACGCCAGTTTGAAGCTAGGTCGAGAGACTGAGTAA
- the LOC143300696 gene encoding ileal sodium/bile acid cotransporter-like, whose product MVPLWLLTLGRTLYSDTSITIPFQNIFYSLLGLLAPVALGLLIQRRRPRWAKVLVTISKVVMVLFLVFVLTVGVYANLYVFSLITVPVIGAAASLPYVGFVLGGLVAAAFRMPRRHVLTIAVETGIQNTGIAIVLLLLSLHHPESDVSIVAPIISAIFTPLPLWVAIAVVQGRKRCRGGEGGAEGEEGDARQRLKMEGEEDGGGGGVEGEDGWARKMEARRTGKAVVGTQATRVKPEKC is encoded by the exons ATGGTCCCGCTGTGGCTGCTGACGCTGGGCCGGACGCTGTACAGCGACACCAGCATCACCATCCCCTTCCAGAACATCTTCTACTCCCTGCTGGGGCTGCTGGCGCCGGTGGCTCTGGGGCTGCTCATCCAGCGCCGGCGCCCCCGCTGGGCCAAGGTGCTGGTGACCATCAGCAAGGTGGTGATGgttctgttcctggtgtttgTTCTGACCGTGGGCGTCTACGCCAACCTCTACGTCTTCTCCCTCATCACCGTGCCT GTGATAGGAGCAGCAGCCAGCCTCCCCTACGTGGGCTTCGTCCTGGGCGGGCTGGTGGCCGCGGCCTTCCGCATGCCCCGCCGGCACGTGCTCACCATCGCCGTGGAGACGGGCATCCAGAACACGGGCATCGCCAtcgtgctcctcctcctctccctccaccacccagaGTCCGACGTCAGCATCGTGGCGCCCATCATCTCCGCCATcttcacccccctgcccctctggGTGGCCATCGCCGTGGTCCAGGGCAGGAAGAGATGCCgcgggggggaaggtggggcggagggggaggagggcgatGCCAGACAAAGGCtgaagatggagggggaggaggatggagggggaggcggggtggagggggaggatggcTGGGCCAGGAAGATGGAGGCAAGGAGGACGGGAAAGGCGGTGGTGGGGACACAGGCGACGAGGGTGAAGCCCGAGAAATGCTGA